Proteins from a genomic interval of Polaribacter sp. Q13:
- a CDS encoding HIT family protein → MSIFTKIIEGEIPCYKVAEDDNYIAFLDINPNAKGHTLVVPKKEENKLFDLSKEEYLSLMDFSYRVAEALEKAVSCKRVCMSVIGLEVPHVHVHLVPTNAMADMQFNQKVKLTNEEFVALAASISSEFL, encoded by the coding sequence ATGAGCATTTTTACAAAAATCATAGAAGGAGAAATTCCTTGTTACAAAGTAGCAGAAGACGATAATTATATTGCTTTTTTAGATATTAACCCAAATGCAAAAGGGCATACGTTGGTAGTTCCTAAAAAAGAAGAAAACAAGTTGTTTGATTTGTCTAAAGAAGAATATTTAAGCCTTATGGATTTTTCTTACCGAGTTGCAGAAGCTTTAGAAAAAGCAGTTTCTTGTAAAAGAGTTTGTATGAGTGTTATTGGTTTAGAAGTACCTCATGTACACGTACATTTAGTGCCAACAAATGCAATGGCAGACATGCAATTTAATCAAAAAGTAAAATTAACAAATGAAGAGTTTGTTGCTTTGGCGGCAAGTATTTCATCAGAATTTTTATAA
- the greA gene encoding transcription elongation factor GreA gives MSEISYYSAEGLKKLKDELLQLEQVERPRVTTEIADARDKGDLSENAEYHAAKEEQSHLEFKIAKLKNVISSARIIDESQLDTSKVLIHSIVKIKNVANKMEFSYTLVADSETDVRNGKLSVNSPIGKGLLGKEVGDVAEIQVPNGIMKFEIVNISR, from the coding sequence ATGAGCGAAATATCATATTATTCAGCAGAAGGATTAAAGAAATTGAAAGATGAATTGTTGCAACTAGAACAAGTAGAAAGACCAAGAGTAACTACAGAAATTGCAGACGCACGAGATAAAGGAGATTTAAGTGAAAATGCAGAATATCATGCAGCAAAAGAAGAGCAATCTCACTTAGAATTTAAAATTGCCAAGTTAAAAAATGTTATTTCTAGTGCAAGAATTATAGATGAGTCTCAATTAGATACTTCTAAAGTATTGATTCATTCTATCGTAAAAATAAAAAACGTAGCTAATAAAATGGAGTTTTCTTACACGTTGGTTGCAGATTCAGAAACAGATGTTAGAAACGGTAAGTTGTCTGTAAACTCACCAATTGGTAAAGGTTTATTAGGTAAAGAAGTAGGCGATGTTGCAGAAATTCAAGTGCCAAACGGCATCATGAAATTCGAAATTGTAAATATTTCTAGATAA
- a CDS encoding phosphoribosylaminoimidazole carboxylase, giving the protein MIKKTMFFCCFLAFINCTDNNNLDGCIQALPLNRVTYLTNPEALNANVPGGYVELSGGSKGILLMNVNGTEFVAYDRLCPVGDCDTPMTFNGTFILKCECDGSEYGVGKGIGGNPQTEGFICPAIEYKVTKSGTTIRISNY; this is encoded by the coding sequence ATGATTAAAAAAACAATGTTTTTCTGCTGCTTTTTAGCGTTTATAAATTGCACTGATAATAACAATTTAGACGGATGTATACAAGCTTTGCCACTAAATCGTGTTACATATTTAACAAATCCAGAAGCATTAAATGCAAATGTTCCAGGAGGCTATGTAGAATTGAGTGGAGGCTCTAAAGGAATACTTTTGATGAATGTAAATGGAACTGAATTTGTAGCGTATGACAGATTGTGTCCTGTTGGAGACTGCGATACACCTATGACTTTTAACGGAACTTTTATTTTAAAATGCGAATGTGACGGTAGTGAATATGGCGTTGGTAAAGGGATTGGAGGCAATCCACAAACGGAAGGTTTTATTTGTCCAGCAATAGAATACAAGGTTACCAAAAGTGGGACTACCATTCGAATCAGTAATTATTAA
- a CDS encoding 5-(carboxyamino)imidazole ribonucleotide synthase has product MKNYYSSDFKLGVLGGGQLGRMLLAETQKLDIHTSILESNKNAPCAQICNTFVVGDLLDFDAVYNFGKTVDVLTIEIENVNLDALDQLEDEGLTIFPKPKDLRIIQSKARQKNFYIDHQIPTAAFSHYAYLEELKHAVENNIIDYPFVWKAARFGYDGTGVKIVRNIADLESLPNVECITEKLIPFKNELAVIVARNITGEVKTYPVVEMEFHPEANQVEYVICPARIDDSIAEKARALALKVVSDLDFVGLLAVEMFQTVDDKILVNEVAPRPHNSGHYSIEASYTNQFEQHLRSILNLPLGNTDSKVAGIMVNLVGEEGFSGDVIYENIEEILKIDGVTPHIYGKKETRPFRKMGHVTIVNKDIEVARKVAQEVKETIRVISKNN; this is encoded by the coding sequence GTGAAAAACTATTATTCTTCAGATTTTAAATTAGGCGTTCTTGGTGGCGGACAATTAGGTAGAATGCTTTTAGCAGAAACTCAAAAATTAGACATTCATACTTCTATTTTAGAAAGCAATAAAAACGCACCTTGTGCCCAAATTTGCAACACTTTTGTAGTTGGAGATTTATTAGATTTTGATGCCGTTTACAACTTTGGTAAAACCGTAGATGTTTTAACTATAGAAATAGAAAACGTAAACCTAGATGCTTTAGATCAATTAGAGGATGAAGGTTTAACTATTTTTCCAAAGCCAAAAGATTTACGCATTATACAAAGTAAAGCAAGACAGAAAAATTTTTATATAGATCACCAAATTCCTACTGCAGCTTTTTCTCATTATGCCTATTTAGAAGAATTAAAACACGCTGTAGAAAACAATATCATCGACTATCCTTTTGTTTGGAAAGCAGCTCGTTTTGGATATGATGGTACTGGTGTTAAAATTGTTAGAAATATAGCTGATTTAGAAAGTTTGCCAAATGTAGAGTGTATTACAGAAAAACTGATTCCTTTTAAAAATGAATTGGCAGTGATTGTAGCCAGAAATATTACTGGAGAAGTAAAAACATACCCAGTTGTAGAAATGGAATTTCATCCAGAAGCAAACCAGGTTGAGTATGTTATTTGTCCGGCAAGAATAGACGATAGTATTGCAGAAAAAGCAAGAGCTTTGGCTTTAAAGGTAGTAAGCGATTTAGATTTTGTTGGTTTATTGGCTGTAGAAATGTTTCAAACAGTAGATGATAAAATTTTGGTAAACGAAGTTGCCCCAAGACCACATAATTCTGGGCATTATTCTATTGAAGCGAGTTATACCAATCAGTTTGAGCAACATTTGCGTTCTATTCTAAACCTTCCGTTAGGAAATACAGATAGTAAAGTTGCCGGAATTATGGTAAATTTAGTAGGTGAAGAGGGTTTTTCTGGTGATGTAATTTATGAAAACATCGAAGAAATTCTAAAAATTGACGGAGTTACTCCTCATATTTATGGGAAGAAAGAAACGCGTCCTTTTAGAAAAATGGGACATGTTACTATTGTAAATAAAGACATTGAAGTTGCTAGAAAAGTAGCACAAGAAGTTAAGGAGACAATTAGAGTAATTAGTAAAAATAATTAA
- the purE gene encoding 5-(carboxyamino)imidazole ribonucleotide mutase has translation MVGIIMGSDSDLPIMQEAIDILESFDIKIEVDIVSAHRTPEKLVDYSKNAHKRGIKVIIAGAGGAAHLPGMVASMSPLPIIGVPVKSRNSIDGWDSVLSILQMPGGVPVATVALDGAKNAGILAAQIIGASDELVLNKIIAYKEELKLKVYKASERVKK, from the coding sequence ATGGTAGGAATAATAATGGGAAGCGATTCTGATCTTCCAATAATGCAAGAAGCAATAGATATTTTAGAAAGTTTTGATATTAAAATAGAAGTAGACATTGTGTCTGCTCACAGAACTCCAGAAAAATTGGTAGACTATTCTAAAAATGCTCATAAAAGAGGAATCAAAGTAATTATTGCAGGTGCAGGTGGCGCAGCGCATTTACCAGGAATGGTAGCTTCTATGAGTCCGTTACCTATAATTGGAGTTCCTGTAAAAAGCAGAAATTCTATAGATGGTTGGGATTCTGTTTTATCAATTTTACAAATGCCAGGTGGTGTACCGGTTGCAACAGTTGCTTTAGACGGAGCAAAAAATGCAGGTATTTTAGCTGCTCAAATTATTGGTGCTTCAGACGAGCTTGTTTTAAATAAAATTATTGCTTACAAAGAAGAATTGAAACTAAAAGTTTATAAAGCTTCGGAGAGAGTAAAAAAATAA
- a CDS encoding LamG-like jellyroll fold domain-containing protein produces MRTVFINLIIILITFCSYAQTANDGLYFDGVDDYINVGGASGTSITNINSTTTNDRTYETWFKADALPGTPTVPVRQFIMKEGAGTRAVVVYIENDYLIVGAYNRNDYTPDWQGTFFRKKISAGTWYHVAMVLDNALAPNTTTNLMGANENTALKFYLDGALIGENSGYEVGAHNTMRLGYKDVAVRLPSVAATWTSQLSSEYFYASSTLNNYSGDDYFKGYLWGFRLWNRVRTPAEIDDYKADIITTVGTDDLVAILDGDTFTYLANDNTSTEEAIVSPVTTIIWSATAATTDWNMGSNWVGGNVPSILKKESAQIQVSSNYPEIATHIVVGDLIVDTGASITVNAGGTLEVTYDLTNDGTITVLDDASLVLREKEAPVSAGTFIIQKVTPTYASNKFYSYWSSPVVASDSNIATVFPDASLIYKFDAASSNSDWVSTGTADFNPGIGYAVRNESMGGQIRTFSGKINEGDIAVDIYNTTNLAGPDFDGIPWSLNGDNLVGNPYAAAIDWDLVITDPDNTEIEGTMYLWDQNSVHIGENIQADYLEYNMTGGASNTTTSNIGSGQGFFIKTTSENPNLKIIFKTTHQIAGLNTKFLRSSNNNNSIKKKGRSWFTFNHNDVTKSILIGFLEGATENFDRLYDAPFDVEKKSMSFYSIVEETFKATIQGLPELKGDTEVIKLGFIADEEGDYTIGIQEEQIDEAYYIYLLDTEKGITIDLKQKEYNFTIDTVGENNSRFKVVYSKSKLKTLAIKSNEIEAKELSVYLDGAKELVVIYNNSKDNIDEVSVFTVQGREVAFFKGSQKKNTSNLSSGVYLVKVKLQDGRTLNKKVLIAN; encoded by the coding sequence ATGAGAACCGTATTTATTAATTTAATAATAATTTTAATTACATTTTGTAGTTATGCCCAGACAGCTAATGATGGTTTGTATTTTGATGGTGTAGATGATTACATTAATGTAGGTGGTGCTTCAGGTACGAGTATAACAAATATTAATAGTACAACAACCAACGATAGAACGTACGAGACATGGTTTAAAGCAGATGCACTTCCTGGTACTCCTACTGTTCCTGTTAGGCAATTTATTATGAAAGAAGGAGCTGGTACAAGAGCAGTTGTTGTGTACATAGAAAATGATTATTTAATTGTTGGGGCATACAATAGAAATGATTATACACCAGATTGGCAAGGAACTTTTTTTAGAAAAAAAATTTCTGCAGGTACATGGTATCATGTAGCCATGGTTTTAGATAATGCTTTAGCTCCTAATACTACTACAAATCTTATGGGAGCTAATGAAAATACTGCTTTAAAATTTTATTTAGATGGTGCTTTAATTGGTGAAAATTCTGGATATGAAGTTGGTGCCCATAATACTATGAGGCTTGGATATAAAGATGTAGCTGTTAGATTACCTAGTGTTGCAGCAACTTGGACAAGTCAATTAAGTTCTGAGTATTTCTATGCATCATCAACTTTAAATAATTATTCTGGTGATGATTATTTTAAAGGATATTTATGGGGGTTCAGACTTTGGAATAGGGTTAGAACTCCTGCAGAAATAGACGATTATAAAGCAGATATTATTACAACTGTTGGTACAGATGATTTAGTTGCAATATTAGACGGAGATACGTTTACATATTTAGCAAATGATAATACAAGTACTGAAGAAGCTATCGTTTCTCCAGTAACAACAATTATTTGGAGTGCAACAGCGGCAACTACAGATTGGAATATGGGGTCTAATTGGGTTGGTGGGAATGTACCAAGTATATTAAAAAAAGAAAGTGCACAAATACAGGTTTCTAGTAATTACCCAGAAATAGCAACTCACATTGTTGTAGGAGATTTAATAGTTGATACTGGTGCTAGTATAACTGTTAATGCAGGAGGAACGTTAGAAGTTACTTACGATTTAACAAACGATGGTACCATTACTGTTTTAGATGATGCTAGTTTAGTTTTAAGAGAAAAAGAAGCACCTGTAAGTGCAGGTACTTTTATTATTCAAAAAGTTACGCCAACTTATGCTAGTAATAAATTTTATTCATATTGGAGTTCTCCTGTTGTAGCTTCAGACTCTAATATTGCAACCGTTTTTCCGGATGCTTCACTTATTTATAAATTCGATGCAGCTTCTTCGAATTCAGATTGGGTTTCTACAGGGACTGCAGATTTTAATCCAGGAATTGGATATGCTGTGCGTAATGAAAGTATGGGAGGACAAATAAGAACTTTTTCTGGTAAAATTAATGAAGGTGATATAGCCGTAGATATATATAATACTACAAATTTAGCAGGGCCAGATTTTGATGGGATTCCGTGGTCTTTAAATGGAGATAATTTAGTTGGTAATCCATATGCAGCAGCCATAGATTGGGACTTGGTAATTACAGATCCAGATAATACTGAAATAGAAGGAACGATGTACCTTTGGGATCAGAACTCGGTTCATATAGGTGAAAACATACAAGCAGATTACTTAGAGTATAACATGACAGGTGGGGCAAGCAATACAACAACTAGTAATATTGGTTCTGGGCAAGGTTTTTTTATAAAAACAACAAGTGAAAACCCTAATTTAAAAATTATCTTTAAAACAACACATCAAATTGCTGGTTTAAATACAAAATTTCTTAGAAGTAGTAACAATAATAATAGTATAAAGAAGAAAGGTCGTTCTTGGTTTACTTTTAATCATAATGATGTTACAAAATCAATATTAATAGGTTTCTTAGAAGGAGCCACGGAAAATTTTGATCGTTTGTATGATGCTCCATTTGATGTAGAAAAGAAGTCAATGAGCTTTTATTCTATAGTAGAAGAAACATTTAAAGCAACTATACAGGGTTTACCTGAATTAAAAGGAGATACAGAAGTAATTAAATTAGGATTTATTGCAGATGAAGAAGGAGATTATACAATTGGTATCCAAGAAGAACAAATAGATGAAGCTTATTATATTTATTTATTAGATACAGAAAAAGGAATTACTATAGATTTAAAGCAGAAAGAATATAATTTCACAATTGATACTGTTGGTGAAAATAATTCGAGATTTAAAGTAGTTTATAGTAAAAGTAAATTAAAAACATTAGCTATAAAATCTAATGAAATTGAGGCTAAAGAACTTTCTGTATATCTCGATGGTGCAAAAGAATTAGTAGTAATATATAATAATAGTAAAGATAATATCGATGAGGTTTCTGTGTTTACTGTTCAGGGTAGAGAAGTAGCTTTTTTTAAAGGAAGTCAGAAAAAAAATACTTCTAATTTGTCATCTGGGGTTTATCTTGTAAAAGTAAAATTACAAGATGGAAGAACCTTAAATAAAAAAGTATTAATAGCAAATTAG
- a CDS encoding M3 family metallopeptidase: protein MNPLLQDFNTPPFSKISNNDYKPAIKKGIEIAKAEIDAITNNIEQPTFENTTVALDFSGEKLNKITSIFFNLNSAETNDEIQKIAQEVSPWLSEFSNDITLNEELFKRVKVVFDAKESLDLTPEQTMLLEKQYKSFARNGANLKEADKTKLREIDAKLSKLSLKFGENVLAETQAFEMHLTNEEDLAGLPESEKESAKEVAKSRDKEGYVFTLDYPSYIPFLTYADNRELRKEMAIAAGKKAFQDNEFNNEQVVLDIVNLRQKRANLLGYKTHAHFVLEERMAETPEKVIEFSNNLLEKAKPAALKEFENLENFAKKLDGIDQLQKWDGSYYSEKLKKELFDLDQEALKPYFKLENVIDGVFEIANRLYDLKFEEINNIDKYHEDVKTYNVTDTNGNFVSHFYADFHPRKGKRNGAWMTSYKSQQIKNGINERPQVSIVCNFTKPTATKPSLLTFNEVTTLFHEFGHALHGMLANTTYNSLSGTSVSWDFVELPSQVLENWCFEKEALELFAKHYETGEVIPMKYVEKIKESASFHEGMQTLRQLSFGLLDMQWHGGESPQTITSIKEFENGAFANTKLYPDVAENCMSTAFSHIFQGGYSAGYYSYKWAEVLDADAFEYFLEEGIFNKEVATKFKDNVLSKGGTEKPMELYKRFRGKEPKPDALLRRAGLI, encoded by the coding sequence ATGAATCCACTTTTACAAGATTTTAATACGCCTCCTTTTTCTAAAATTTCTAATAATGATTACAAACCTGCTATAAAAAAAGGGATTGAAATTGCCAAAGCAGAAATTGATGCAATTACAAATAATATTGAACAACCAACTTTTGAAAACACAACGGTTGCATTAGATTTTTCTGGTGAAAAGCTAAATAAAATCACCAGTATTTTCTTCAACCTAAATTCTGCAGAAACCAATGATGAGATTCAGAAAATTGCACAAGAAGTTTCTCCTTGGCTAAGTGAGTTTAGTAATGACATTACTTTAAATGAGGAATTATTTAAAAGAGTAAAAGTTGTTTTTGATGCTAAAGAAAGTTTAGATTTAACTCCAGAACAAACCATGCTTTTAGAAAAGCAATACAAAAGCTTTGCTAGAAATGGTGCTAATTTAAAGGAAGCAGATAAAACGAAACTTCGAGAAATTGATGCAAAACTTTCTAAATTATCTTTAAAGTTTGGCGAAAATGTACTAGCAGAAACACAGGCTTTCGAGATGCATTTAACCAATGAAGAGGATCTTGCTGGCTTACCAGAAAGCGAAAAAGAATCTGCTAAAGAAGTAGCAAAATCTAGAGATAAAGAAGGGTATGTTTTCACTTTAGATTACCCAAGTTACATTCCGTTTTTAACGTATGCTGATAACAGAGAATTGCGAAAAGAAATGGCCATTGCTGCTGGTAAAAAAGCATTTCAGGATAATGAATTTAATAACGAACAAGTTGTTTTAGATATTGTTAATCTTCGTCAGAAAAGAGCTAATTTATTAGGTTATAAAACACATGCTCATTTTGTTTTAGAAGAAAGAATGGCAGAAACGCCAGAAAAAGTAATCGAATTTTCTAACAACCTTTTAGAAAAAGCAAAACCTGCTGCCTTAAAAGAGTTTGAAAATTTAGAAAATTTCGCTAAGAAATTAGACGGAATAGACCAACTTCAAAAATGGGATGGTTCTTATTATTCAGAAAAACTGAAGAAAGAATTATTCGATTTAGATCAAGAAGCTTTAAAACCTTATTTTAAATTAGAAAATGTAATTGATGGTGTTTTTGAGATTGCCAATCGTTTATATGATTTAAAATTTGAAGAAATAAATAACATCGACAAATACCACGAAGATGTTAAAACGTATAATGTAACCGATACAAACGGAAATTTTGTATCGCATTTTTATGCTGATTTTCATCCTAGAAAAGGAAAAAGAAATGGTGCGTGGATGACAAGTTACAAATCGCAACAAATTAAAAACGGAATTAACGAAAGACCACAGGTTTCTATTGTTTGTAACTTTACTAAACCAACCGCAACCAAACCATCTTTATTAACCTTTAACGAGGTTACCACCTTATTTCATGAATTCGGACACGCATTACACGGAATGTTAGCAAACACCACTTACAACAGCTTATCTGGAACTTCTGTTTCTTGGGATTTTGTAGAATTACCAAGTCAGGTTTTAGAAAATTGGTGTTTCGAAAAAGAAGCTTTAGAATTATTTGCAAAACATTACGAAACTGGCGAAGTTATTCCGATGAAATATGTAGAAAAAATTAAAGAATCTGCCAGTTTCCATGAAGGAATGCAAACGCTTAGACAATTAAGTTTTGGCTTACTAGACATGCAATGGCATGGTGGCGAGTCGCCACAGACAATAACATCTATCAAAGAATTTGAAAACGGTGCTTTTGCTAATACAAAATTATATCCTGATGTTGCAGAAAACTGCATGAGTACCGCATTTTCTCATATTTTTCAAGGTGGATATTCTGCCGGATATTACTCTTACAAATGGGCTGAAGTTTTAGATGCAGATGCATTTGAGTATTTCTTAGAAGAAGGAATTTTTAATAAAGAAGTAGCAACAAAATTTAAAGACAACGTACTTTCTAAAGGTGGAACAGAAAAACCAATGGAATTGTACAAACGTTTTAGAGGAAAAGAACCAAAACCAGATGCACTTTTAAGAAGAGCGGGGTTGATTTAG
- a CDS encoding glycosyltransferase yields MNTQQVLIIGYVWVEPNSSAAGSRMLQLIEQFLQQGFKITFSSPSQKSEKATSLNSLGIEEVSIELNNASFNDFIKELQPTIVLFDRFMMEEQFGWRVAENCPNAIRILDTEDLHFLRKTRHQQLKKGEEFTTEALLKSDDAKREISSILRCDMSLIISTYEMDLLKSTFKIDKKILYYLPFLLDKIDENQTKEWKPFEEREHFIFIGNFFHKPNVDAVLTLKTEVWSEIRKQLPKAEVHIYGAYANQQINQLHNKKEGFIIKGFAEDAKEVVGNARVVLAPLRFGAGIKGKLTEAMICGTPSVTTEIGAEGMCDRFPWNGFIENDFTAFSNKAIKLYTDEKLLIESQKNGVEIINQIYDKEKLGVPFINQIKEIQDNLEQHRTQNFLGSLLQHQTLQATKYLSKWIESKNK; encoded by the coding sequence TTGAATACACAGCAGGTTTTAATTATAGGTTACGTTTGGGTAGAGCCCAATTCTTCTGCTGCCGGAAGTAGAATGTTACAGTTGATTGAACAGTTTTTACAACAAGGGTTTAAAATAACCTTTTCTTCTCCATCTCAAAAAAGTGAGAAAGCTACAAGTTTAAATTCTTTAGGAATTGAGGAGGTTTCTATTGAATTAAATAATGCCTCGTTTAACGATTTTATAAAAGAACTACAACCAACAATTGTACTATTCGATCGTTTTATGATGGAAGAGCAATTTGGTTGGCGTGTTGCGGAAAATTGTCCGAATGCAATTCGGATTTTAGATACAGAAGATTTACATTTTTTACGTAAAACACGTCATCAACAATTAAAAAAAGGAGAAGAATTTACAACAGAAGCATTATTAAAATCTGATGATGCCAAAAGAGAAATTTCCTCTATTTTACGTTGCGACATGAGTTTGATTATCTCTACCTATGAAATGGATTTATTGAAATCTACTTTTAAGATTGATAAAAAAATCTTATATTATTTACCTTTTTTATTGGATAAGATTGATGAAAATCAAACTAAAGAATGGAAGCCTTTTGAAGAAAGAGAACATTTTATATTTATTGGTAATTTCTTTCACAAACCAAATGTAGATGCTGTTTTAACTTTGAAAACTGAAGTTTGGAGTGAAATTAGAAAGCAACTTCCAAAAGCAGAAGTGCATATTTATGGTGCGTATGCGAATCAACAAATAAATCAATTACATAATAAAAAGGAAGGTTTTATTATTAAAGGCTTTGCGGAAGACGCTAAAGAAGTTGTTGGAAATGCGAGGGTAGTTTTAGCACCTTTACGTTTTGGTGCAGGAATAAAAGGAAAACTAACAGAAGCGATGATTTGCGGAACACCAAGTGTTACAACAGAAATTGGAGCTGAGGGAATGTGCGATAGATTTCCTTGGAATGGCTTTATAGAAAATGATTTTACAGCGTTTTCAAATAAAGCTATCAAATTATATACTGATGAAAAACTTTTGATTGAATCTCAAAAAAACGGTGTAGAAATCATCAACCAAATTTATGATAAAGAGAAACTTGGAGTGCCTTTTATCAATCAAATAAAAGAAATTCAAGATAATTTAGAACAGCACAGAACTCAGAATTTTTTAGGGAGCTTGTTACAACATCAAACTTTACAAGCTACAAAATACTTGAGTAAATGGATAGAAAGTAAAAATAAGTAA
- a CDS encoding heme-binding domain-containing protein has translation MKILKKIGIVIVLILVVAQFFGPEKNEGNLDSVEMFIAETKPPADVRKILETTCYDCHSSKTNYPWYNNITPVNFWLADHVKDGKKHFNFSTWSTYSLKKKEHKMEELHEEVAEKKMPLDSYTWTHGDANLTEAQIDAVVSWGKKVQVDYQQQLNTK, from the coding sequence ATGAAAATTCTCAAAAAAATAGGGATTGTTATCGTATTAATATTAGTAGTTGCACAATTTTTTGGTCCTGAAAAAAATGAAGGAAATTTAGATTCTGTAGAAATGTTTATAGCAGAAACAAAGCCGCCAGCAGATGTAAGAAAGATTTTAGAAACTACTTGTTATGACTGCCATTCTAGTAAAACCAATTATCCTTGGTATAATAATATTACACCCGTAAATTTTTGGTTAGCAGATCATGTAAAAGACGGTAAAAAGCATTTTAATTTTTCTACTTGGAGTACTTATTCTTTAAAAAAGAAAGAACATAAAATGGAGGAACTTCATGAAGAAGTTGCCGAGAAAAAGATGCCGTTAGATTCTTATACATGGACGCATGGAGACGCGAATTTAACAGAAGCGCAAATAGATGCAGTTGTTTCTTGGGGTAAAAAAGTACAAGTAGATTATCAACAACAATTGAATACTAAATAA
- the lpdA gene encoding dihydrolipoyl dehydrogenase codes for MKYDIIVIGSGPGGYISAVRASQLGKKVAIIEKYSTLGGTCLNVGCIPSKALLDSSHHYYDAVNHFEEHGISVENPTFDFSKMVTRKEKVVETTTGGIKYLMDKNKVDVFEGLGSFEDATHVKVTKNDGSSEIIEGTNIIIATGSKPSTLPFISLDKERVITSTEALKLTEVPKHLIVIGGGVIGLELGTVYKRLGANVTVVEYAPKITPTMDADVSKELTKVLKKQGIKFAVSHGVTSVERKGDEITVKANNKKGEEVTFTGDYCLVAVGRKAYTEGLGLEKIGVEVNERGQVSTNDHLQTNVSNIYAIGDVVKGAMLAHKAEEEGVVVAEYLAGEKPHIDYNLIPGIVYTWPEVAAVGKTEDELKAAKVDYKVGKFSMRALGRSRASGDLDGFVKVLADKNTDEILGVHMVGARVADLIMEAAVAMEYRASAEDLARICHGHPTYSEAVKEAAKAAWDGKPLNA; via the coding sequence ATGAAATACGATATTATTGTAATTGGATCTGGTCCTGGAGGATACATTTCTGCAGTTAGAGCTTCTCAATTAGGTAAAAAAGTAGCAATTATAGAAAAATATTCAACTTTAGGAGGAACCTGTTTAAACGTTGGTTGCATTCCATCTAAAGCATTGTTAGATTCTTCGCATCATTATTATGATGCTGTTAACCATTTTGAAGAACATGGAATTTCTGTGGAAAATCCTACGTTTGATTTCAGTAAAATGGTAACAAGAAAAGAAAAAGTTGTAGAAACCACTACAGGCGGAATTAAGTACTTAATGGACAAAAACAAAGTTGATGTTTTTGAAGGATTAGGTTCTTTTGAAGATGCTACTCATGTAAAAGTTACAAAAAATGATGGTTCTTCAGAAATAATTGAAGGAACAAATATTATTATCGCAACAGGTTCTAAACCGTCTACTTTACCGTTTATTTCTTTAGATAAAGAACGTGTAATTACATCTACCGAAGCTTTAAAATTAACTGAAGTACCAAAACATTTAATTGTAATTGGTGGTGGTGTTATTGGTTTAGAGTTAGGTACCGTTTACAAACGTTTAGGAGCAAATGTAACTGTGGTAGAATACGCACCAAAAATTACGCCAACTATGGATGCTGATGTTTCTAAAGAATTGACTAAAGTTTTAAAGAAACAAGGTATTAAGTTTGCTGTAAGTCATGGTGTTACTTCTGTAGAAAGAAAAGGTGATGAAATTACAGTGAAAGCAAATAACAAAAAAGGTGAAGAAGTTACTTTTACTGGAGATTATTGTTTGGTTGCTGTAGGTAGAAAAGCATATACAGAAGGCTTAGGGTTAGAAAAAATTGGTGTAGAAGTTAACGAACGCGGGCAGGTTTCTACAAACGATCATTTACAAACCAATGTTTCTAATATTTACGCAATTGGAGATGTAGTTAAAGGTGCAATGTTAGCGCATAAAGCGGAAGAAGAAGGTGTTGTAGTAGCAGAATATTTAGCTGGCGAAAAACCACATATCGATTATAATTTAATTCCTGGTATTGTGTACACATGGCCAGAAGTTGCTGCTGTTGGTAAAACAGAGGACGAATTAAAAGCTGCAAAAGTAGATTACAAAGTTGGTAAATTTTCTATGAGAGCTTTAGGTAGATCTCGCGCAAGTGGAGATTTAGATGGTTTTGTAAAAGTATTAGCAGATAAAAATACAGATGAAATTTTAGGAGTTCACATGGTTGGTGCACGTGTTGCAGATTTAATTATGGAAGCTGCAGTTGCAATGGAATACAGAGCATCGGCAGAAGACTTGGCAAGAATTTGTCATGGTCACCCAACGTACTCAGAAGCAGTAAAAGAAGCTGCAAAAGCTGCTTGGGACGGAAAGCCTTTAAATGCTTAA